One part of the Candidatus Diapherotrites archaeon genome encodes these proteins:
- a CDS encoding alpha/beta fold hydrolase, with protein sequence MKNPLKHSRRKKPAPKTDRVTILNRRGKRLHGFLTNVGSTSIVLVLPGAGESCNQIFYQKIAKVAAAHGLDCLRMDLSGYGESEGNRFEITPTLHVQDVVDIYTQLKPNYSSFYAAGFSWGAYIALITSLHVPFHLQFIFSPAIFYENREINHAFNRAWKRNGWLPDYNVFVKNGSIRPQKEKHQLNYAFLTSLRRYTIDNVSRTRVPTILGCGKKEKLFVKQINQLKEKIHAPVQKNLFSGVGHESRNPLYYEKALKLINDNLPTI encoded by the coding sequence ATGAAAAATCCGTTGAAACATTCCAGAAGGAAAAAACCCGCACCTAAAACGGATCGTGTAACCATTTTAAATCGCCGTGGAAAGCGGCTACACGGTTTCTTAACCAATGTTGGTAGTACTTCGATCGTGCTAGTACTCCCTGGTGCAGGGGAATCTTGTAATCAAATATTTTATCAAAAAATAGCAAAAGTAGCCGCTGCTCATGGATTGGACTGTTTACGCATGGATTTGTCAGGTTATGGTGAGAGCGAAGGAAATCGGTTTGAGATTACCCCAACGCTCCATGTTCAGGACGTGGTGGATATTTATACTCAACTAAAACCGAATTATTCTTCTTTCTATGCAGCCGGATTTTCATGGGGTGCGTACATAGCATTAATTACTTCACTGCATGTTCCCTTTCACCTTCAATTCATTTTTTCTCCCGCAATATTTTATGAAAATAGGGAAATCAATCATGCATTTAATCGCGCGTGGAAAAGGAATGGGTGGTTGCCGGATTATAATGTATTTGTGAAAAATGGGAGCATCCGACCGCAGAAAGAGAAACACCAACTAAATTATGCATTTTTGACCTCCCTCCGACGATATACGATTGATAACGTGAGCCGCACTCGTGTTCCAACGATATTAGGATGCGGAAAAAAAGAAAAACTATTTGTAAAACAAATAAATCAACTTAAAGAAAAAATTCATGCCCCCGTTCAAAAAAACCTTTTTTCAGGAGTTGGCCATGAAAGTCGAAATCCACTATATTATGAAAAGGCCCTCAAACTTATCAATGACAACTTGCCTACTATTTGA
- a CDS encoding YkgJ family cysteine cluster protein — protein sequence MITKKPSERISVCQTCGECCKRYPISILPHERSAQARFMGVSEEEFTRTHTRLLVQLVPFPSSDHPLAIATAMLPKTLVQILESNGLDSPYVMILPMVGLRKEEYCIFFDADTFGCTTHPVKPAQCRLFPFTSLKENEDYATLYDFCGLATISSPTQHTFDHQRAQKERMHAYFDAVAKEGLGGVWGTLPLKGNILFRGKEVSTIRMDELNEWLSLSRSKTPHFDNHRK from the coding sequence ATGATTACAAAAAAACCCAGCGAAAGAATCAGCGTGTGCCAAACCTGCGGCGAATGCTGCAAGCGGTATCCCATTTCCATCTTGCCACACGAGCGTTCCGCGCAAGCGAGGTTCATGGGAGTCAGCGAAGAGGAATTCACGCGCACACATACCCGGCTGCTCGTGCAATTGGTACCTTTTCCCTCCTCCGATCATCCATTGGCGATCGCCACGGCGATGTTGCCCAAAACATTGGTGCAAATACTTGAATCCAATGGATTGGATTCTCCGTATGTCATGATCCTCCCCATGGTGGGTTTGAGAAAAGAGGAATATTGCATCTTTTTCGATGCGGATACTTTCGGATGCACCACCCATCCCGTGAAACCCGCGCAGTGCCGGCTATTTCCTTTCACGAGCCTAAAGGAGAATGAGGATTATGCCACCCTCTATGATTTCTGCGGGTTGGCTACTATCAGTTCCCCGACACAGCATACCTTCGACCATCAACGAGCGCAGAAGGAGCGTATGCATGCCTATTTCGATGCCGTGGCCAAAGAAGGATTGGGTGGCGTCTGGGGAACCCTCCCCCTCAAGGGAAACATCCTTTTCAGGGGAAAAGAGGTTTCCACCATCAGAATGGACGAACTGAATGAATGGCTGTCATTATCCCGAAGCAAAACCCCCCATTTTGACAATCATCGAAAATAG
- a CDS encoding SDR family oxidoreductase, translated as MNLQGKVVIITGASRGLGRELALAFSKELAHVVASARSSKELKVLEGETKGISIQADVIKDSDMLQLAKKTVSKFGRIDIWVNNAGIWIPHGPVEELNFSRVRDVIEVNLFGTMHGSKAALLQMKKQGNGMIINILSTSALDARAGSSAYGASKYGIIGFAKALRKEAEPSDIRVVNIYPGGMRTHLFDEKIPDNYSSYMNPKEVAQKIVENLKKENPEEELILKRPKP; from the coding sequence ATGAATCTGCAGGGCAAGGTTGTGATTATAACTGGGGCGAGCCGAGGTCTTGGAAGGGAACTTGCATTGGCTTTTTCCAAGGAACTGGCTCATGTGGTGGCAAGCGCACGTTCCTCAAAAGAACTTAAGGTGCTTGAAGGTGAGACTAAGGGAATCAGTATTCAAGCGGATGTGATCAAGGATTCCGATATGCTTCAACTCGCCAAAAAGACGGTTTCAAAGTTTGGTCGAATTGATATCTGGGTGAATAATGCAGGGATTTGGATTCCCCACGGTCCAGTTGAAGAGCTTAATTTTTCTCGCGTTCGAGACGTTATTGAAGTAAACCTCTTTGGAACGATGCATGGATCAAAAGCAGCTCTCCTTCAAATGAAAAAACAAGGAAATGGAATGATCATTAACATTCTATCTACAAGTGCTTTAGACGCAAGAGCTGGAAGCTCTGCATATGGTGCGAGCAAGTACGGAATCATCGGATTTGCCAAAGCGCTTCGGAAAGAAGCTGAGCCCTCCGATATTCGAGTCGTGAACATTTATCCAGGCGGAATGCGCACTCATCTATTCGATGAAAAGATACCGGATAATTATTCCAGTTATATGAATCCAAAAGAAGTAGCTCAAAAAATCGTCGAAAATCTTAAGAAGGAAAATCCAGAAGAAGAATTAATACTTAAGAGGCCGAAGCCCTAA
- a CDS encoding PIN domain-containing protein has translation MYIADTHSLLWFLTENIQLSSNAASVFRQAEKGENTIVIPTIVLAEALYICEKKDSSELFSELLGKIGESSNYIVYDLTLGIIRVCQHLEKVPEIHDKIITATAKVLGGTAITKDPAIIASGYIKTTW, from the coding sequence ATGTATATCGCGGATACCCATTCACTATTATGGTTTTTGACGGAAAACATCCAATTATCCTCAAATGCCGCATCAGTATTCCGGCAGGCCGAAAAAGGTGAAAACACGATCGTCATTCCAACCATCGTGTTGGCAGAAGCACTCTATATCTGCGAGAAAAAGGATTCAAGTGAATTGTTCTCCGAACTTTTAGGTAAAATAGGGGAAAGCAGTAACTACATTGTTTATGATTTGACTCTCGGGATTATCCGAGTGTGCCAGCATTTAGAAAAGGTGCCTGAAATCCATGATAAGATTATTACGGCCACGGCCAAGGTATTAGGAGGTACGGCTATAACTAAAGATCCGGCGATTATCGCCTCCGGCTATATCAAGACCACCTGGTAA
- a CDS encoding GNAT family N-acetyltransferase has protein sequence MRIRQATAKDIIPMARLMMDVYSKPPFNARRPLSEAVKSLRYYLKMGHAFVAEERKELVGATVLRVDRFWEGNVLIIEDLAVKETPGSQNVRKALLSSMRKYAKQKKAHLISFSTLLKSPNLGFYEKNGFKLRKDLGIFEKRI, from the coding sequence ATGCGCATCCGTCAAGCTACTGCCAAAGATATCATTCCCATGGCCCGTCTCATGATGGACGTTTACTCCAAGCCGCCATTCAATGCCCGCCGACCACTTTCGGAAGCGGTGAAGAGCCTCCGATACTACTTGAAGATGGGCCACGCATTCGTGGCAGAGGAAAGGAAAGAATTGGTGGGAGCTACTGTTCTCCGGGTCGATCGTTTTTGGGAAGGAAATGTCTTGATCATAGAGGATCTGGCGGTGAAGGAAACCCCTGGCTCCCAAAACGTGCGTAAGGCCCTCCTTTCCAGCATGAGGAAATACGCCAAGCAGAAAAAGGCACACCTGATCTCCTTCTCCACCCTCCTCAAATCCCCCAACCTTGGATTCTACGAGAAAAATGGATTCAAATTACGGAAGGATTTGGGGATATTCGAGAAGCGGATTTGA
- a CDS encoding DUF296 domain-containing protein, producing MSQFDSTIYTGRSTKKNLVLAFEDGDDVLQGLRQAIREHGIRETTAITADGLLKEATVQYFNHNRFVSQELRNGRIVSVSGHFMNLKDGIYGDLHVGFMLGMQMWDGTLTKGIAHNGFQLTLEFTQPIDPNMPANGLMGIRE from the coding sequence ATGAGCCAATTCGATTCGACTATTTACACCGGAAGGAGCACGAAGAAGAATCTCGTCCTGGCGTTCGAGGATGGGGATGACGTGCTCCAAGGGTTGCGGCAAGCCATCCGCGAACACGGAATCAGAGAAACCACGGCGATCACGGCCGACGGACTTCTGAAGGAAGCCACGGTGCAATACTTCAATCACAACCGCTTCGTCTCGCAGGAACTGCGGAATGGGCGCATCGTCTCGGTGTCAGGGCATTTCATGAACCTCAAGGATGGGATTTATGGGGACTTGCACGTGGGATTCATGCTGGGGATGCAGATGTGGGATGGGACACTGACCAAAGGAATTGCGCACAATGGGTTCCAATTGACCCTTGAATTCACCCAACCCATTGACCCGAATATGCCCGCCAACGGATTAATGGGCATTCGAGAATGA
- a CDS encoding DUF4382 domain-containing protein — MKATSHPRIGWGLLAGLVLLLLLAGCAQPPSSGNNIPPAPNPPPTTQDGRLVYAITDAAADLSSISRIDMTIDRVETHSTTSGWTTVAFTPQTFNLLDLRDQDKAMVLADAELNAGSYDQTRLHVSSILITDIENQTREAFLPSGELRFSSTMNVDGGSVNTILLDVLADVSLHQTGNGQYIFAPVIQVETREDADVTIQNDDTIVITSGNITSSTRVGMDVQGNVGVNVQIPADANVVIENGIVVIRGSLLVT, encoded by the coding sequence ATGAAAGCCACCTCTCATCCAAGAATCGGATGGGGTCTCCTTGCCGGATTGGTTTTGCTGTTATTGCTCGCCGGCTGTGCCCAACCCCCATCCTCAGGAAACAATATTCCCCCAGCCCCTAATCCTCCTCCCACCACCCAGGATGGACGATTAGTTTATGCCATCACCGATGCGGCCGCGGATCTGTCTTCCATTTCAAGGATCGACATGACCATCGACCGCGTGGAAACCCATTCGACAACGTCGGGTTGGACCACCGTTGCTTTCACCCCTCAAACATTCAACCTATTGGATCTCAGGGACCAGGATAAAGCCATGGTGCTCGCCGACGCCGAATTGAATGCCGGTTCATATGACCAGACAAGATTGCACGTGTCCTCTATTCTCATTACGGATATCGAGAACCAGACCCGGGAGGCTTTCCTCCCTTCAGGAGAGCTCCGATTTTCTTCCACCATGAACGTGGATGGGGGGAGCGTGAATACCATTCTCCTGGATGTCCTCGCGGATGTGTCATTGCATCAGACGGGGAATGGCCAATACATTTTTGCCCCCGTCATCCAGGTTGAAACCCGGGAAGATGCGGATGTGACCATCCAGAATGACGACACCATTGTAATAACCTCCGGGAACATCACCTCATCCACGCGTGTGGGCATGGATGTTCAGGGGAACGTGGGGGTGAATGTGCAGATCCCCGCGGACGCGAATGTGGTCATCGAGAATGGGATCGTGGTCATCCGAGGAAGCCTTCTCGTGACCTGA
- a CDS encoding Fic family protein, with translation MVSKKRKRIRGNEYDYWSLSVRLPNGKVRTAQKMVRDGDDPKTIRVWADAQELKIWRNWASQFYAADSIFTPDQIQKIEEMRIGYKKITRRLTKNQLKDLFDRFTANFTYESNALEGSSLTLKDVAIILFEKNIIKGKDLREIYETVNSRNVVNLILKRKFKVTEKDIIRVHKMLVDKMDVETGYKKIPNWLPGRKIETTMPENVEKEMKSLVEFYQKNKTTTHPLKLAAQIHGKFEKIHPFDDGNGRVGRFLINIMLVNDGYPPLIIRKTQRIHYLKCLEDFDNGYTHNIERFLLEKYKDTYRKFFEIYIKYI, from the coding sequence ATGGTTTCCAAGAAAAGGAAGCGAATAAGAGGAAATGAATATGACTACTGGAGCCTTTCGGTACGCTTGCCCAATGGAAAGGTCAGAACAGCCCAAAAAATGGTCCGGGACGGGGACGATCCGAAAACCATACGGGTTTGGGCTGATGCACAGGAACTCAAAATATGGCGGAATTGGGCCTCTCAATTCTACGCCGCCGACTCTATCTTTACCCCTGACCAAATCCAGAAAATAGAGGAAATGCGAATTGGATACAAAAAGATTACCCGCCGCTTGACCAAGAATCAACTAAAAGACTTGTTTGATCGCTTTACGGCCAATTTCACATATGAATCTAACGCACTGGAAGGAAGTTCTCTCACTCTCAAGGATGTAGCCATTATCTTGTTTGAGAAAAATATCATCAAAGGAAAAGATTTGCGTGAAATTTATGAAACAGTGAACTCAAGAAATGTAGTGAATCTCATCCTAAAACGAAAATTCAAAGTAACGGAAAAAGACATCATCCGCGTACATAAAATGCTGGTTGACAAAATGGATGTAGAAACAGGATACAAAAAAATACCAAATTGGCTTCCCGGAAGAAAGATTGAAACCACGATGCCCGAAAATGTCGAAAAAGAAATGAAATCATTGGTAGAATTCTACCAAAAAAATAAAACGACTACACACCCATTGAAATTAGCCGCCCAGATCCATGGCAAATTCGAAAAAATACATCCATTTGACGATGGAAATGGCCGCGTGGGACGCTTTCTTATTAACATCATGTTGGTCAATGATGGATATCCACCACTGATTATTCGGAAAACCCAACGCATCCACTACCTGAAATGCTTGGAAGATTTTGACAATGGATATACCCATAATATTGAGCGATTTTTACTGGAAAAATACAAAGACACCTACCGAAAATTCTTCGAAATATACATCAAATATATTTGA
- a CDS encoding DASS family sodium-coupled anion symporter, producing MGMGWASRERTLVLGPVLAGLVYFFLDLGWEPRAQLVLAITVLAVVYWFTEALPLHITGLLIAFLLILLGGFSPGEIFPLYFDPIVVLLLGGFVLAIALQKHGLDHLIAHRVLSHLGEKPSMVLLGFMFLTAFLSLWMSNTASAALMIPIVLFVLHQNKLPLSTSSFAKAFILGVAYAATVGGLGTLVGSTPNPLAAKYLGEMGMAFGFWDWMFYGLPFVLIFLFVIWGVVLRIYPPEIKRLRLRPHIEKLNKGQRLVIGIFLLTALLWATDSLTKLSTSVVALVPILLLYLFRLLETEDFKKVDWPILSLIGSGIVLGSAFQATGIDAHLAALISAHAVGLPIFLLIFLLAVVGIIVTMFASNTASAALMIPLTIPLAPALGIPVEVIVVVTAIAASIDFTAPMGTPPNAIAYSTGAVTVPQMAKTGLLLSLLAALLLSAFATFVWM from the coding sequence ATGGGTATGGGATGGGCATCGCGGGAGCGCACGCTGGTTTTGGGTCCTGTTCTCGCGGGGCTGGTATATTTCTTCCTGGATTTAGGATGGGAACCCCGGGCCCAATTGGTGCTGGCCATTACGGTGCTGGCGGTGGTGTATTGGTTCACGGAAGCATTGCCCTTGCACATCACGGGTCTCCTCATTGCGTTCCTCCTCATCCTGCTTGGGGGGTTTTCTCCTGGGGAAATATTCCCTCTCTACTTCGATCCCATTGTCGTTCTATTATTGGGAGGATTCGTCCTGGCTATCGCCCTCCAGAAGCATGGATTGGACCACCTCATCGCCCACCGGGTATTATCCCACCTGGGAGAGAAACCATCCATGGTGCTGCTCGGGTTCATGTTCCTCACAGCCTTTCTCTCGTTATGGATGTCCAACACCGCCTCCGCCGCGCTGATGATTCCTATTGTGCTATTTGTGCTCCACCAGAACAAACTGCCCCTTTCCACGTCCTCCTTCGCCAAAGCCTTTATTTTGGGGGTGGCTTACGCCGCCACCGTCGGGGGTTTAGGTACACTCGTGGGATCTACTCCCAATCCCCTCGCGGCCAAATATTTGGGGGAGATGGGAATGGCCTTCGGATTCTGGGACTGGATGTTCTACGGCCTTCCTTTCGTCCTCATTTTTCTTTTTGTGATTTGGGGGGTGGTGCTGCGCATCTATCCTCCGGAAATCAAAAGGCTCCGACTCCGTCCTCACATCGAAAAATTAAACAAGGGCCAGCGGCTGGTCATAGGGATATTCCTCCTCACCGCGCTCCTCTGGGCCACCGATTCTCTCACGAAATTATCCACGAGCGTCGTGGCATTAGTACCCATTCTCCTCCTCTACTTATTCCGCTTGCTTGAAACGGAAGATTTCAAGAAAGTGGATTGGCCCATTCTTTCCCTCATTGGGTCAGGCATTGTTCTGGGGAGCGCCTTCCAGGCCACCGGGATTGACGCGCACCTCGCGGCGCTCATCTCCGCGCACGCGGTGGGGTTGCCTATTTTCCTTCTCATTTTCCTTCTCGCCGTGGTGGGGATTATCGTCACCATGTTCGCCTCCAACACCGCCTCGGCCGCGCTCATGATTCCATTGACCATCCCCCTCGCCCCCGCATTGGGGATACCGGTGGAGGTCATTGTGGTGGTCACCGCGATCGCGGCCTCGATTGATTTCACCGCCCCCATGGGCACTCCTCCAAATGCCATCGCCTACTCCACGGGCGCTGTCACCGTTCCCCAGATGGCCAAAACGGGATTGCTCCTCAGCCTCCTCGCCGCTTTGCTGTTATCGGCCTTCGCTACATTCGTATGGATGTGA